The window TGGCGGGGGGCCGGTCCACGCGCGCCGACGTGCTGGCGTTCCTGGACGCCTACTCCGGTCAGGGCCTGACGAAGCCGCTCGCGTTCGACGACCGGGGTGAGGTGGAAGCAAGCGTCGTCTGGGCGTATCGGGTCGAGGGCGCGAAGTTCGTCCCGCTACGGCGGCTCGATTGAGAGCGGATCGCACCACCCGCCAGTGGTACCTTCTGGTACCGAGGGCTGCGGGAGGCGAACATGGTGACCAGCGTCGAGATGCCGACCGGCCAGGCGCGCCCGGCGACGAGCGTCCGCATCGGGCCGGTGATCGAGCAGCGTGAGCGGCGCCGCACGACGACCAGCGACGGGCTGCGGCTCCCTCCGGGGCCGGGCTTCTCGTTCGAGCGGCTGTCCGGCTTCCGCCGGGAGCATCTGCCCTGGATGATGCGGGCAACCGCGCGGCGCTGGCCGGGCGTCGCCTATCTCGGGCTGCTCGGCCGTCACCTGTACCTGGTCTCCGAACCGGAGCTGGTGCGTCAGGTGCTGATCGCCGACGGCCGGAAGGTCGACAAGGGCGAGGCGCTCCGCACCGCGAACATCGTGCTCGGCGAAGGGCTGATCACCGCGAAGCGCGAGCTGCACCTGCCACGGCGCAGGCTGGTCAACCCCGCGTTCGCGCACGCCCGGATGGCCGGGTACTCGACCGGCATGGTGGACGCCGCCCGCGCGGCCGACGCGCGCTGGCAGGACGGGCAGCGGGTCGACTTCGCCCGGGAGATGTCCCGGCTCACGCTCGACATCATCGGCCGCACGGTCCTGGGCGCCGATCTGGATGCGCAGTGGCAGCACGTCGGCAAGGAGTTGACGCTGGCGCTGCGCGGCTGGGAGGCGATGATGGTGCCGGGCGGTGCCTGGTACCTGAAGCTGCCGCTGGAGGCGCCGCGGCGGTTCTGGGCCGCGGCCGACAACCTGCACGAGATCGTCCGGCGCATTCTGGCCGTCGACACCGGCGGCGAGAGCGTCGTCGACGAGATGCGCCGAGCCCGGGACAACGGCGCCGCGCTCGACGACGACGCGCTGCACGACGAGACGATGAACCTGATGCTCGCCGGTCACGAAACCACCGCGCTGGCGCTGACCTGGGCGTTCTGGCTGCTCTCCCGGCATCCCGGGGAGGCCGCCGCGTTACGGGAGTCGCTGACCGACGCGCTCGGCGACCGGGAACCGGGCTACGGCGACCTCCGCGAGCTGCACCGCGCCTACGCGGTCGTCGCCGAGACGCTCCGGCTGTTCCCGCCGGCCTGGATCCTGGAGCGGGAAGCGGAGCAGGACCTGACGCTCGGCGAATGGACCGCGCCGGCCGGATCGACGGTGCTGGCCTCGCAGTTCGTGCTCCACCGCGACCCGCGGTTCTGGCCGTCGCCGGACGCCTTCCGCCCGGAGCGGTGGCTCGACGCGGACGGCCGGTTCAGCGAGGAGAACCCCGGTGTCCCGCGCGGGTCGTGGTATCCGTTCGGCGCCGGTACCCGGATCTGCATCGGTGAGTCGTTCGCCTGGACCGAGGCCGTGCTGGTGCTGGCCGTCCTGGCCCGGCGGTGGTCGCTCCGGGTCGACCCGGAGCACCGGATGGCGCTGCACGCCGCGATCACGCTGCGCCCGGCCCACGGGCTCCCCGGCGTACTCAGGCGCGCGGAGTGAGGTTCTGCAGACGCACCTGACCGCGCGCGACCAGGCGGCCGTCCTCGTCGTGGGTCTCGACGACCCAGACCTGCTGCGACCGGCCCCGGTGCACCGGCGAGGCGACCGACCGCAGCCGGGCACCGTCGGTGGTCGGGCGGTAGAAGTCGGTGGAGTTGTTCGCACCGACGACCTGACCGCGTTCGCCCAGCCAGACGGCCGCGCCGGTGCTGGCCAGGCTCTCCACCACCGCGCAGTGGACGCCGCCGTGCAGGATGCCGTACGGCTGGAGCAGCTCGGCCCGCACGGTCCAGCGGGCGACGATCTCGTCCGGCGTGACGGTGTCGAGTTCGAGCCCGAGGAACTTCGCGAACGGGCCGAGATCATCGCTGGAGAAGTTGGTCGGCAGCATGCTGCCAGCCTAGGTGCAGGAATTGTCGGTCGGTCTGACTAGGCTCGGGGTGTGAGCCAGACCGCCTCCAGACTGCTCCTGCTCGACGGCCACTCGCTGGCGTACCGCGCGTTCTTCGCGCTGCCGGTGGAGAATTTCTCCACGACCACCGGCCAACCGACGAACGCGGTGTACGGCTTCACGTCGATGCTGATCAACGTGCTGCGCGACGAGAAGCCGACGCACCTCGCAGTCGCCTTCGACGTCTCCCGCACCTCGTTCCGCACCGAGGCGTACGCGGAGTACAAGGCGGGCCGGTCCGAGACGCCGTCCGACTTCAAGGGTCAGGTCAGCCTGATCCAGGAGATCCTCGACGCGCTCCAGATCCCGTTCCTGAGCCTCGAGGGCTACGAAGCCGACGACATCCTGGCCACGCTGGCCACCGAGGCCAACGCCGCCGGCGCCGAGGTGCTCATCTGCTCCGGAGACCGGGACGCGTTCCAGCTCGTCAACGACAAGACCACGGTGCTGTACCCGAGGAAGGGTGTCTCCGACCTGGCCCGGGTCGACCCGGCCGAGGTCGTGGCACGCTACGGCGTTCCGCCGACGCTGTACCGGCACCTGGCCGCGCTGGTCGGCGAGTCCAGCGACAACCTGCCCGGCGTCCCCAAGGTCGGGCCGAAGACCGCGGCGAAGTGGCTCACCCAGTACGGCTCGCTGGAGGGCCTGGTCGAGCACGTCGACGAGGTCAAGGGCATGGCGGGGGAGAATCTGCGCGCCCACCTCGCCGACGTGCTGCGCAACTACCAGATCAACGCGTTGATGACCGACCTCGAGCTGCCGCTGCACCTCTCCGACCTGGAGCGGCGCTCGTGGGACCGGGAGAAGGTCCACCAGGTCTTCGACACCCTGCAGTTCCGGGTGCTGCGCGACCGGCTGTACGCGACGCTGGAGGCCGCGGAGCCGGAGGCCGACTCGACGATCGAGGTCGCCGGCGAGTTGCTCGGCCCGGACGCGGTCGCGCCCTGGCTGGCCGCGCACGCGCCGTCCGGCGTCCGCACCGGGGTGGCGTTCGACGGTTCGTGGGGGCGCGGCACCGGTGAGCTCCGCGCGATCGGTGTCGCGGGCGCCGACGGTGCCGCAGCCTGGTTCGAGCCGGCGCAGCTCACCGCCGCCGACGACGCCGCGGTGGCGGCCTGGCTCGCCGACGAGGCGCGCACGAAGGCGGTGCACGACGTCAAGGGGCCGCTGCTGGCGGTCACGGCTCGCGGCTGGACGCTCGCGGGCGTCACCGCCGACACCGCGCTGATCGCCTACCTGGTCCGGCCCGACCAGCGCACCTACGACCTGGCCGACCTGACGCTGCGGAACCTCCGGCGCGAGCTGCGGGCCGAGGGGCCGAGCGACGGGCAGCTCTCGCTCGACGGCCTGGACGAAGACTCGGCGAAGAAGCACCTGATGGAGAAGGCGCAGGCCACCCGCGAGCTGGCCGACGCGCTGGAGGCCGAGCTGGGGCAGCGCGGCGGCACCGCCCTGCTCACCGGCGTCGAGCTGCCGCTGGTGAAGGTGCTGGCCGACATGGAGCGGGTCGGCATCGCCGCCGACACCACGCACCTGGCCGACCTGGAGGCCCACTTCGCGGCCGAGGTGAAGGCCTCGGCGCAGGCTGCCTACGGTGTCGTCGGCCGGGAGTTCAACCTCGGATCGCCGAAGCAGCTGCAGGTGATCCTGTTCGACGAGCTCGGCCTGCCGAAGACCAAGCGGATCAAGACCGGGTACACGACCGACGCCGACTCGCTGCAGTGGCTGTACGCGCAGACCGAACACCCGCTGCTCGAGCACTTGCTGCGCCACCGTGACGTCGCGAAGCTGAAGACCACCGTCGACGGTCTGCTGAAGACCGTGGCGGACGACGGCCGGATCCACACGACGTACAACCAGACGATCGCGGCGACCGGTCGCCTCTCGTCCACCGACCCGAACCTGCAGAACATCCCGGTGCGCACCGAGGAGGGCCGCCGGATCCGGCGGGCGTTCGTCGTGGGGGAGGGGTACGAGACCCTGCTCACGGCCGACTACAGCCAGATCGAGATGCGGATCATGTCGCACCTCTCGGCCGACCCGACGCTGATCGAGGCGTTCACGTCCGGGCACGACTTCCACGCCGCGACGGCGGCCGGCGTGTTCGGCGTCGAGCCGACCGCGGTCAGCGGCGAGCAGCGCAGCAAGATCAAGGCGATGAACTACGGGCTGGCCTACGGGCTGTCCGCGTACGGGCTGTCGCAGCAACTCGGCATCACGACCGAGGAAGCCAAGGCGCTGATGACCGACTACTTCGAGCAGTTCGGCGGGGTGCGTGACTACCTGACCGCGGTGGTCGCCAGGGCCCGCGGTGAGGGCTACACCGAGACGATCCTCGGCCGCCGCCGGTACCTGCCCGACCTCAACAGCGACAACCGGCAGCGGCGCGAGATGGCGGAGCGGATGGCGTTGAACGCGCCGATCCAGGGGTCGGCGGCCGACATCATCAAGGTGGCGATGCTCGCGGTCGACAAGCGGATCCGCGAGGAGGGGCTGCGGTCGCGCCTGCTGCTGCAGGTGCACGACGAGCTGGTGTTCGAGACCGCGCCGGGCGAGCGCGAGGCGCTGGAGGCGCTGGTACGCGACGCGATGGGCGCCGCGTACCCCCTAGACCTCCCCCTCGACGTCAGCGTCGGCGTCGGCCGAACCTGGGACGACGCCGCCCACTGATCTGGGCGGCCCGCCCAGAACGACGCTGGCAGGCGAGCGCGAGGACTTGAGACGCCAGGGCCAAGGTCGCGGCGTCCTCGCGCTCGACAGCCAGCGCCGCCCTGGGCGGGCTCCACGTTAGAACGATGCGCGGCCTTCGGCGCGCTCAGCCGTGGTTCCGCCCTGCTGTTGTCTCGAGGCCTCGCGCGGCCGTCAGGCTCGCCCCCTCAGCGGGCCGTCTCCAGGAGGCGCTGGGCCTCGTTGAGGTAGGAGCTGCTGACCAGGACGTCGTACCGGCCGGCGGCCAGGGAGCTGCGGGACGCGAAGTCTCGCTGCCCACCGCTCAGCGAATGCGCGGCCAGCCCGAAGATCGCCCCCCACACGGCACCGATCACGATCGCGGTCAGGATCACCGCGACCCACGACCCGAAGCTGTTGTCGGTGAAGATCCCGAGCAGCAGCCCGAAGAACAGCCCGAACCACGCGCCCGACCCGGCGCCGGCGCCCGCGGCCTTGCTGAGCGTCATCCGGCCGATCACCTGCTCCACGAGGCGCAGGTCGGTGCCGATGATCGTGGTGTGCTCCACCGGGAACTTCTGGTCGGAGAGGTGGTCGACGGCTCGCTGAGCGGAGAGGTAGTCGCCGTAGCTGGCGAGCAGCGTGCGATCGATGTCGTTCGCACCGGTGGGTGTGCCGGCCGACGGTCCGACAGGGATGGTCATAACGTACTCCCGGACAGAACGAGTGGACGCGGCGAGCACCGCGCCTCGCCGCACGGATACCCCGGCCGCGCCTCGCGAACCCCACCGTTACCGGGCCGAGATACTGAAACGGTCCTGGACTGCCACTGTGGACCAAAATCAGAGGTTTTCTGCCCCCGGCTGCGGGGACCCCCGACGCGGCTCGGGAGACCCGTGCCACACTCACCGCCATGTCCTTACTCCCGGGTAAAACAGCCGGTGGACCGCTGCTGCGCACGGTCGCGCTCAGCTGCGTGATCGTGTTGGTCCTGGCGGTGGCCGGGTGCACCGCCGACGGCGACGAGGACCCGACGGCGCCCCGATCGTTCCGCGACTGCGGCGAGATCGCCTGCACCGGCGAGATCGACGGCGCCCGCTACCAGATCCGGCTGCCGGAGGTCTGGAACGGCACCCTGCTGCTGTACTCGCACGAGTTCCGCTCCGCCGACCCGTTCCCGCCCGCGTTCGAGGAGCCGCGGACCGACGCGCCGGTCGCCGGCGACAACGGCGCCGCGAACCGCCTGCTGGAAGCCGGCTATGCGCTGGCCGGCTCGTCCTGGTCGCGCAACGGGTACGCGCTCCGCGAAGGCGTGCAGGCCGGGCAGCAGCTCTACGAGTTCTTCCGGACGACGGTCGGTGAGCCTGCCCGCACCTACGTCTGGGGTGAATCGCTCGGCGGTGTCGTCACCGAG is drawn from Cryptosporangium aurantiacum and contains these coding sequences:
- the polA gene encoding DNA polymerase I, yielding MSQTASRLLLLDGHSLAYRAFFALPVENFSTTTGQPTNAVYGFTSMLINVLRDEKPTHLAVAFDVSRTSFRTEAYAEYKAGRSETPSDFKGQVSLIQEILDALQIPFLSLEGYEADDILATLATEANAAGAEVLICSGDRDAFQLVNDKTTVLYPRKGVSDLARVDPAEVVARYGVPPTLYRHLAALVGESSDNLPGVPKVGPKTAAKWLTQYGSLEGLVEHVDEVKGMAGENLRAHLADVLRNYQINALMTDLELPLHLSDLERRSWDREKVHQVFDTLQFRVLRDRLYATLEAAEPEADSTIEVAGELLGPDAVAPWLAAHAPSGVRTGVAFDGSWGRGTGELRAIGVAGADGAAAWFEPAQLTAADDAAVAAWLADEARTKAVHDVKGPLLAVTARGWTLAGVTADTALIAYLVRPDQRTYDLADLTLRNLRRELRAEGPSDGQLSLDGLDEDSAKKHLMEKAQATRELADALEAELGQRGGTALLTGVELPLVKVLADMERVGIAADTTHLADLEAHFAAEVKASAQAAYGVVGREFNLGSPKQLQVILFDELGLPKTKRIKTGYTTDADSLQWLYAQTEHPLLEHLLRHRDVAKLKTTVDGLLKTVADDGRIHTTYNQTIAATGRLSSTDPNLQNIPVRTEEGRRIRRAFVVGEGYETLLTADYSQIEMRIMSHLSADPTLIEAFTSGHDFHAATAAGVFGVEPTAVSGEQRSKIKAMNYGLAYGLSAYGLSQQLGITTEEAKALMTDYFEQFGGVRDYLTAVVARARGEGYTETILGRRRYLPDLNSDNRQRREMAERMALNAPIQGSAADIIKVAMLAVDKRIREEGLRSRLLLQVHDELVFETAPGEREALEALVRDAMGAAYPLDLPLDVSVGVGRTWDDAAH
- a CDS encoding cytochrome P450, with product MVTSVEMPTGQARPATSVRIGPVIEQRERRRTTTSDGLRLPPGPGFSFERLSGFRREHLPWMMRATARRWPGVAYLGLLGRHLYLVSEPELVRQVLIADGRKVDKGEALRTANIVLGEGLITAKRELHLPRRRLVNPAFAHARMAGYSTGMVDAARAADARWQDGQRVDFAREMSRLTLDIIGRTVLGADLDAQWQHVGKELTLALRGWEAMMVPGGAWYLKLPLEAPRRFWAAADNLHEIVRRILAVDTGGESVVDEMRRARDNGAALDDDALHDETMNLMLAGHETTALALTWAFWLLSRHPGEAAALRESLTDALGDREPGYGDLRELHRAYAVVAETLRLFPPAWILEREAEQDLTLGEWTAPAGSTVLASQFVLHRDPRFWPSPDAFRPERWLDADGRFSEENPGVPRGSWYPFGAGTRICIGESFAWTEAVLVLAVLARRWSLRVDPEHRMALHAAITLRPAHGLPGVLRRAE
- a CDS encoding PaaI family thioesterase translates to MLPTNFSSDDLGPFAKFLGLELDTVTPDEIVARWTVRAELLQPYGILHGGVHCAVVESLASTGAAVWLGERGQVVGANNSTDFYRPTTDGARLRSVASPVHRGRSQQVWVVETHDEDGRLVARGQVRLQNLTPRA
- a CDS encoding general stress protein; the protein is MTIPVGPSAGTPTGANDIDRTLLASYGDYLSAQRAVDHLSDQKFPVEHTTIIGTDLRLVEQVIGRMTLSKAAGAGAGSGAWFGLFFGLLLGIFTDNSFGSWVAVILTAIVIGAVWGAIFGLAAHSLSGGQRDFASRSSLAAGRYDVLVSSSYLNEAQRLLETAR